From the Bubalus kerabau isolate K-KA32 ecotype Philippines breed swamp buffalo chromosome 2, PCC_UOA_SB_1v2, whole genome shotgun sequence genome, one window contains:
- the LOC129644648 gene encoding putative claudin-24 yields the protein MALVLRVAMQFVGILLSLLGWVLSIITTYLPHWKNLNLDLNDMENWTMGLWQACVVQEEVGLQCKDFESFLGLPAELRISRVLMFLSNGLGLLGLLVSGFGLDCLRIGETQRDVKKRLLILGGILFWTAGVTALVPVSWVAHVTVQEFWDERIPEIVPRWEFGEALFIGWFAGFSLLLGGCLLSWAACGTQAPLASGHYAVAEMQTRCAYLENGTANPSV from the coding sequence ATGGCTTTAGTTTTGAGAGTAGCAATGCAATTCGTTGGGATTTTGCTCTCATTGCTGGGATGGGTTTTATCCATTATTACGACTTACTTGCCACATTGGAAAAACCTCAACCTGGACTTAAATGACATGGAAAACTGGACCATGGGGCTCTGGCAAGCCTGTGTCGTCCAGGAGGAAGTAGGGCTGCAGTGCAAAGACTTTGAGTCTTTCCTGGGTTTGCCTGCTGAGCTCAGGATCTCCAGGGTTTTAATGTTCCTCTCGAATGGGCTGGGGCTCCTGGGCCTGCTGGTGTCGGGCTTCGGCCTGGACTGCTTGAGGATTGGAGAGACACAGCGGGACGTCAAGAAGCGGCTGTTGATCCTGGGAGGAATTCTGTTCTGGACAGCGGGCGTCACAGCCCTCGTTCCCGTCTCTTGGGTGGCCCACGTGACAGTGCAGGAGTTCTGGGACGAGCGCATCCCCGAGATTGTGCCCAGGTGGGAGTTTGGAGAGGCCCTCTTTATCGGCTGGTTTGCTGGATTTTCTCTCCTGCTGGGAGGGTGTCTGCTGAGCTGGGCTGCCTGCGGGACCCAGGCTCCCCTGGCTTCCGGCCACTATGCAGTGGCAGAAATGCAAACTCGGTGTGCATACCTGGAAAATGGAACTGCCAACCCTTCAGTATAA
- the LOC129644392 gene encoding claudin-22-like, translated as MALVFRAVAQLGGISLSLLGWVLSCLTNYLPQWKNFNLDLNEMENWTMGLWQACVVQEEVGLQCKDFESFLGLPAELRISRVLMFLSNGLGLLGLLVSGFGLDCLRIGETQRDVKKRLLILGGILFWTAGVTALVPVSWVAHVTVQEFWDERIPEIVPRWEFGEALFIGWFAGFSLLLGGCLLNWAACGTQAPLASGHYAVAETQPHHLHLEMKTTQLKL; from the coding sequence ATGGCCTTAGTGTTTAGAGCAGTGGCACAATTAGGTGGAATTTCATTATCCTTGCTGGGATGGGTTTTATCCTGTCTTACAAACTACCTGCCGCAATGGAAGAATTTCAACCTGGatttaaatgaaatggaaaactgGACCATGGGGCTCTGGCAAGCCTGTGTCGTCCAGGAGGAAGTAGGGCTGCAGTGCAAAGACTTTGAGTCTTTCCTGGGTTTGCCTGCTGAGCTCAGGATCTCCAGAGTTTTAATGTTCCTCTCGAATGGGCTGGGGCTCCTGGGCCTGCTGGTGTCGGGCTTCGGCCTGGACTGCTTGAGGATTGGAGAGACACAGCGGGACGTCAAGAAGCGGCTGTTGATCCTGGGAGGAATTCTGTTCTGGACAGCAGGCGTCACAGCCCTCGTTCCCGTCTCTTGGGTGGCCCACGTGACAGTGCAGGAGTTCTGGGACGAGCGCATCCCCGAGATTGTGCCCAGGTGGGAGTTTGGAGAGGCCCTCTTTATCGGCTGGTTTGCTGGATTTTCTCTCCTACTGGGAGGGTGTCTGCTGAACTGGGCTGCCTGCGGGACCCAGGCTCCCCTGGCTTCCGGCCACTATGCAGTGGCAGAAACGCAGCCTCACCATCTACATCTGGAGATGAAAACCACTCAACTGAAACTCTAA